One stretch of Natronobacterium gregoryi SP2 DNA includes these proteins:
- a CDS encoding bacterio-opsin activator domain-containing protein, with protein sequence MSDIDAESVEEGVSPSRAALEHLVDPVVAVADGQITYANEAARQTLGVPDVPVEPGTVLDEWSVLQSAIDQTTVGTARGIELERTPYDARVHRDDDGTTIVFRSNIGLEPTDDRVVKERAINEAPVGITISDPDREDNPLVYINDAYREITGYSYDDVVGRNCRLLQGPDSDEETIAEMAAAVDEDYPVTVEIKNYRKDGTEFWNEVTIAPVRNDEGEVTNYVGFQNDITARKEAELALERRTEELEYILDRVEGLVQDVTAAVAGSTDRSELETAVCDRIASEDAYEGAWIGERNPATGMIEIKTSAGVSPDPISTDAGHPAAVTLPNEAVAVDTAGGTTLAAFPLFYNDIEYGVLTVHVDGDREVDDRESIVLSALARAVASGVNARETSRVLETDAVVAVDLEIEDEAVAPAALAADTDCRFEYRRSVHRSGSGSETSSLFTVIGDVDELTDAAAARDDVDCRVVVDRDERCLAELAGEADPVAWLSERGVRTKAIEAEDGRAVLTLEIPRSANVRSIVEAAEDRYDRTDVRSFQQRDRDGRSRQEFAAVLESDLTDRQFAALQRAYLGGYFEWPRPTTGEELAQSMDVSRPTFHEHLRSAEAKLCRAFFEDG encoded by the coding sequence ATGAGTGATATCGATGCGGAGTCCGTAGAGGAGGGCGTTTCTCCTTCGAGGGCTGCGCTCGAGCACCTCGTCGATCCCGTCGTCGCCGTTGCCGACGGCCAAATTACGTACGCAAACGAGGCGGCACGCCAGACACTCGGCGTTCCGGACGTGCCGGTCGAGCCAGGGACCGTGCTAGATGAGTGGTCGGTCCTCCAGTCGGCGATCGACCAGACGACCGTCGGGACGGCTCGGGGAATCGAACTCGAGAGGACTCCTTACGATGCGCGCGTCCACCGCGACGACGACGGCACGACTATCGTTTTCCGGTCGAATATCGGGCTCGAGCCAACAGACGACCGGGTTGTCAAAGAGCGGGCGATCAACGAGGCACCCGTCGGGATCACGATCTCCGACCCCGACCGCGAGGACAACCCGCTTGTCTACATCAACGACGCCTACAGGGAGATCACCGGCTACAGCTACGACGACGTCGTCGGCCGCAACTGTCGGCTCCTCCAGGGTCCCGACTCCGACGAGGAGACGATCGCCGAGATGGCGGCTGCGGTCGACGAGGACTACCCGGTCACTGTCGAGATCAAGAACTACCGGAAAGACGGCACCGAGTTCTGGAACGAGGTGACGATCGCACCCGTCCGCAACGACGAGGGCGAGGTCACCAACTACGTCGGCTTCCAGAACGATATCACCGCGCGCAAGGAGGCCGAACTTGCCCTCGAGCGCCGAACCGAGGAACTCGAGTACATCCTCGATCGCGTCGAGGGACTCGTCCAAGATGTCACCGCCGCGGTCGCCGGCTCGACCGATCGTTCGGAACTCGAGACGGCAGTCTGTGATCGGATCGCTTCGGAAGACGCCTACGAGGGGGCGTGGATCGGCGAACGGAACCCGGCGACAGGAATGATCGAGATCAAGACGAGTGCGGGTGTCTCGCCCGACCCGATCTCGACCGACGCCGGCCATCCAGCCGCGGTGACGCTCCCGAACGAGGCTGTCGCCGTCGACACCGCCGGCGGGACGACGTTGGCCGCGTTCCCACTCTTCTACAACGACATCGAGTACGGCGTGTTGACCGTTCACGTCGATGGCGACCGCGAGGTCGACGACCGAGAGTCGATCGTTCTCTCTGCACTGGCTCGTGCCGTCGCAAGCGGCGTCAACGCGCGCGAAACCAGCCGTGTCCTCGAGACCGACGCCGTCGTCGCCGTCGACCTCGAGATCGAAGACGAGGCCGTCGCTCCCGCCGCGCTTGCGGCCGACACGGACTGTCGGTTCGAGTACCGCCGATCCGTTCACCGTTCGGGATCGGGGTCGGAGACATCGTCGCTGTTTACCGTGATTGGCGACGTCGACGAACTCACCGACGCGGCCGCGGCCAGAGACGACGTCGACTGCCGGGTAGTCGTCGACCGCGACGAGAGGTGTCTTGCAGAGCTTGCCGGCGAGGCCGACCCCGTCGCCTGGCTCTCGGAGCGTGGTGTCCGAACGAAAGCGATCGAAGCCGAAGACGGACGCGCCGTCCTGACCCTCGAGATTCCGCGGTCGGCGAACGTCCGTTCGATCGTTGAGGCCGCCGAAGACCGGTACGACCGGACCGACGTTCGTTCGTTCCAACAACGGGATCGGGACGGTCGAAGCCGACAAGAGTTCGCCGCCGTTCTCGAGAGTGATCTCACCGACCGCCAGTTCGCCGCACTACAGCGGGCCTATCTCGGCGGCTACTTCGAGTGGCCGCGACCGACGACCGGCGAGGAACTCGCCCAGTCGATGGACGTCTCGCGGCCGACGTTCCACGAGCACCTGCGATCGGCCGAGGCGAAACTCTGTCGTGCCTTTTTCGAAGACGGGTGA
- a CDS encoding HVO_0649 family zinc finger protein: MAPHSSPFARLREKFEEPDLECRQCGYLASNSEWHVETTGGRVQYQFVCPVCEAAEVREVRLKE, encoded by the coding sequence ATGGCACCACACAGTTCACCGTTCGCCCGGCTTCGGGAAAAGTTCGAGGAGCCAGACCTCGAGTGCCGACAGTGTGGGTATCTCGCTTCCAACAGCGAATGGCACGTAGAGACGACGGGGGGTCGCGTCCAGTACCAGTTCGTCTGCCCAGTCTGTGAGGCAGCCGAGGTCCGAGAGGTTCGCCTGAAGGAGTGA
- a CDS encoding CBS domain-containing protein: MLVKQIMSTPAVTIGPSATLREAVGTMLEEQIGSIVVVDPGMVGIVTRSDILRTQHQTGLSLEELRVQDAMTSEDVVKVSPTNGVDEAAEAMTEHEVKRLPVFEGIDLVGVVTMNDVARCLPDRVDEIRRTLKRKNKDGW; the protein is encoded by the coding sequence ATGTTAGTCAAACAGATCATGTCCACGCCGGCGGTAACAATCGGCCCGTCTGCGACGCTGCGCGAGGCCGTCGGGACGATGCTCGAAGAGCAGATCGGTAGCATCGTCGTCGTCGATCCCGGTATGGTCGGTATCGTAACTCGGTCGGACATCCTTCGGACCCAACATCAAACCGGATTGTCACTCGAGGAGCTACGGGTCCAGGATGCGATGACCAGCGAAGATGTCGTGAAAGTCTCACCGACGAACGGCGTCGACGAGGCGGCCGAAGCAATGACGGAACACGAAGTCAAGCGACTGCCCGTCTTCGAAGGCATCGACCTCGTCGGTGTAGTGACGATGAACGACGTCGCTCGCTGTCTGCCGGATCGGGTCGACGAGATCAGACGGACGCTCAAGCGAAAGAACAAGGACGGCTGGTAA
- a CDS encoding archaeosine biosynthesis radical SAM protein RaSEA has product MSHPTPDVYEQGRGMDAHNQVMRGIRSRKEASYDPHEPTRVWLDEDNTPDGVKKSLTIILNTGGCRWARAGGCTMCGYVAESVDGGSVSHEALMDQIQVCLDHEDENADEPAALIKIYTSGSFFDEREVGAETRRAIAETFADRDRMVVESLPDFVDREKITDFTQYGVDTDVAVGLETATDRVRHDCVNKYFDFADFEDACTEAAAADAAADNAETGVKAYLLMKPPFLTESEAVEDMISSIERCADVDGCHTVSVNPCNVQRYTMVDELYFNDGYRPPWLWSVAHVLEETASVDAIVVSDPVGHGSDRGPHNCTECDDLVQKAIKDFDLRQDSSVFEQVSCECELTWETVMERERGFNGPLTN; this is encoded by the coding sequence ATGAGTCACCCCACGCCCGACGTCTACGAGCAGGGCAGAGGCATGGACGCCCACAATCAGGTGATGCGCGGGATTCGATCGCGCAAGGAAGCCAGCTACGATCCCCACGAACCAACTCGCGTCTGGCTCGACGAGGACAACACGCCCGACGGTGTCAAAAAGAGCCTGACGATCATCCTGAACACTGGCGGCTGTCGCTGGGCTCGTGCCGGCGGCTGTACGATGTGTGGCTACGTCGCGGAAAGCGTCGACGGCGGCTCCGTCTCCCACGAGGCCCTGATGGACCAGATACAGGTCTGTCTCGATCACGAGGACGAAAACGCCGACGAACCTGCAGCCCTCATCAAGATCTACACGTCCGGTTCGTTCTTCGACGAGCGCGAGGTCGGTGCCGAGACCCGGCGAGCGATCGCCGAGACCTTCGCCGATCGCGACCGGATGGTCGTCGAGTCGCTCCCGGACTTCGTCGACCGCGAGAAGATCACGGACTTCACCCAGTACGGCGTCGACACCGACGTTGCAGTCGGCCTCGAGACTGCGACCGACCGAGTCCGTCACGACTGTGTGAACAAGTACTTCGACTTCGCAGACTTCGAAGACGCCTGTACCGAGGCTGCAGCAGCAGACGCAGCGGCCGACAACGCCGAAACTGGCGTCAAAGCCTACTTGCTGATGAAGCCACCCTTCCTCACCGAGTCCGAGGCCGTCGAGGACATGATCTCCTCGATCGAGCGCTGTGCCGACGTCGATGGCTGTCACACCGTCTCGGTGAACCCGTGTAACGTCCAGCGCTACACCATGGTCGACGAACTCTACTTCAACGACGGCTACCGACCGCCGTGGCTCTGGTCGGTCGCACACGTCTTAGAGGAGACCGCGAGCGTCGACGCCATCGTCGTCTCCGACCCCGTCGGCCACGGCTCCGACCGCGGGCCGCACAACTGTACGGAGTGTGACGACCTCGTCCAGAAAGCGATCAAGGACTTCGACCTGCGACAGGACTCGTCGGTCTTCGAACAGGTCTCTTGCGAGTGCGAGCTGACCTGGGAGACGGTGATGGAGCGAGAGCGGGGTTTCAACGGCCCGCTGACGAACTGA
- a CDS encoding IS1595 family transposase produces the protein MIPLDVFGSESVAADLLEQVRWRNGVTCPRCRSDLTVKNGSYGHFQRYLCKNCDRTFNDKTGTIFAHSKVALRKWLFSIYAFLRFNTSLRQLQIEIDVQYKTIYQRVERFTKALDAPSLDLVGPVEIDEVYVSAGLKGRERDQESRSRGLSTRGRGTYEQDKPPVFTIVDRGTGDRYVIPAKSADESTIRLLLENRQKEPLTVYTDGFRAYDPLAEDDAFDREYVVHGDGEYANENVHVNTCESHGSLLRPWLSPHRGISKDKLTQYLRAFQLRRKLLRKPGREALKHAIKATL, from the coding sequence ATGATCCCGCTAGATGTGTTTGGGTCGGAATCGGTCGCAGCGGACCTGTTAGAGCAGGTTCGCTGGCGTAACGGTGTTACTTGCCCTCGCTGCCGTTCTGACCTGACGGTCAAGAACGGCAGCTATGGGCACTTTCAGCGCTATCTCTGTAAGAATTGCGACCGCACGTTCAACGACAAGACCGGCACAATCTTCGCCCATTCGAAAGTCGCACTCAGAAAGTGGCTGTTCTCGATTTACGCGTTTCTCCGGTTTAACACGAGTCTTCGTCAACTTCAGATAGAGATCGACGTCCAGTACAAAACGATATATCAGCGCGTCGAGCGCTTCACGAAGGCGCTTGATGCACCTTCGCTTGACCTTGTCGGACCGGTCGAAATCGATGAAGTCTACGTTTCTGCAGGGCTGAAAGGCCGCGAGCGCGACCAAGAGTCGCGCTCGCGTGGCCTGTCCACGCGTGGGCGAGGAACGTACGAGCAGGACAAACCGCCGGTGTTTACGATCGTCGATCGTGGCACCGGCGACCGATACGTGATCCCAGCGAAATCAGCCGACGAATCGACGATTCGGCTCCTTCTCGAAAACCGTCAGAAGGAGCCACTGACCGTCTATACTGACGGATTTCGTGCCTACGATCCACTGGCCGAGGACGACGCATTCGACCGCGAATACGTCGTCCACGGCGACGGCGAATACGCCAACGAAAACGTACACGTCAACACCTGCGAGAGCCACGGATCGCTGCTGCGACCGTGGCTCTCGCCTCATCGAGGCATCTCAAAAGACAAGCTCACACAGTATCTCCGAGCGTTCCAACTTCGACGAAAGCTACTGCGGAAACCAGGGAGAGAAGCGCTCAAACACGCTATCAAAGCGACGCTATGA
- a CDS encoding inorganic phosphate transporter has translation MVGTLLLIGIVASIFVGFNIGGSSTGIAWGPPVGAGIVKKTTAAALMTFFVFLGGWTVGRNVMDTLSEGIITIDLTLSAGVAVLFFIGLGILIANIFGVPVPTSMTTVGAIAGLGLATGTLNYATIAEIVAWWIVTPIIGFWIGGVIGRYIYPEVNRRVQIEKSDGPLLTLERDGKIPKPTFGPNTTWSEIGSTAVVLVIGCYMAFSAGASNVPNAAAPLVGEAGLEANIAIVIATLAIGVGGFTIARRTMDSVGGELSDIPLLAALFVMVTASTITTLLSWIGIPISLVMATVMTIVGIGWGRATRPITVREAVTQDTKESEVVPGAITADEMEGKPAAPIGEEEPEGVLKAGDLFNPRAVMKYISMWIIGPSVSTLLAYGFFILVPGVV, from the coding sequence ATGGTAGGAACTCTCCTCCTAATTGGGATTGTCGCGTCAATCTTTGTCGGGTTCAATATTGGTGGCTCATCTACTGGGATCGCGTGGGGGCCACCGGTTGGTGCTGGTATTGTCAAAAAGACGACTGCGGCAGCCCTCATGACGTTTTTCGTCTTTCTCGGTGGGTGGACTGTCGGACGGAACGTGATGGACACGTTGAGCGAAGGGATCATCACGATTGATCTCACGCTCTCCGCAGGTGTCGCCGTCCTCTTTTTCATTGGACTGGGCATTCTCATCGCCAATATCTTCGGGGTTCCTGTTCCAACGTCAATGACAACCGTTGGAGCGATAGCTGGCCTCGGTCTGGCGACAGGCACACTCAACTACGCGACAATTGCCGAGATCGTCGCTTGGTGGATCGTAACACCAATCATTGGGTTCTGGATTGGCGGTGTTATTGGACGATACATCTATCCGGAAGTCAACCGACGAGTACAGATTGAAAAATCAGATGGTCCATTGCTAACTCTTGAACGAGACGGAAAAATTCCGAAGCCCACGTTCGGCCCAAACACGACGTGGTCTGAAATCGGTAGCACGGCAGTTGTCCTCGTCATTGGTTGTTACATGGCATTTAGTGCCGGGGCGAGTAACGTGCCGAACGCCGCTGCACCGCTGGTGGGCGAAGCAGGGTTGGAAGCGAATATAGCGATTGTCATCGCCACGCTTGCTATCGGAGTCGGTGGGTTCACCATCGCCCGCCGGACGATGGACTCTGTCGGGGGCGAACTGAGTGACATCCCGCTACTCGCAGCGCTGTTCGTCATGGTTACGGCATCGACAATCACAACGCTTCTCTCGTGGATTGGGATTCCAATCAGCCTCGTGATGGCAACGGTGATGACGATTGTCGGCATTGGGTGGGGTCGCGCAACTCGACCGATTACCGTCCGTGAGGCCGTTACTCAGGACACGAAAGAGAGCGAGGTTGTCCCCGGTGCGATCACCGCCGACGAGATGGAAGGCAAACCAGCCGCACCGATTGGTGAAGAAGAACCGGAAGGGGTACTCAAAGCGGGTGACCTCTTCAATCCACGTGCCGTGATGAAATATATCTCGATGTGGATTATCGGTCCCTCGGTCTCGACACTTCTGGCCTACGGATTCTTCATTCTCGTTCCGGGAGTCGTCTGA
- a CDS encoding universal stress protein translates to MGSQILVPMDDSDHASQALEYALDNYPEAEITVLHVVGVPSMMMGEATALALEDDISEAAAKRSESVFERAHEIADEQGREINTVVGIGHPARNILDRAEDYDAIVLGAHGADWSRATRRFLVGNVTKTVSKRASVPVVIVR, encoded by the coding sequence ATGGGCTCACAAATTCTTGTTCCGATGGATGACTCGGACCACGCTAGTCAAGCCCTCGAATATGCGCTCGACAATTATCCAGAGGCCGAAATCACCGTCTTACACGTTGTTGGTGTCCCATCAATGATGATGGGGGAAGCGACGGCTCTCGCTCTCGAAGACGACATCAGTGAGGCTGCTGCCAAGCGATCTGAGTCCGTTTTCGAACGTGCCCACGAGATAGCCGACGAGCAGGGTCGAGAGATCAACACGGTCGTTGGGATCGGGCACCCTGCCCGGAATATCCTCGACCGAGCTGAAGATTACGATGCTATCGTCCTTGGTGCCCACGGCGCAGATTGGAGCCGCGCAACACGCCGGTTTCTTGTCGGAAACGTCACGAAGACGGTGTCTAAGCGGGCATCAGTCCCAGTAGTCATTGTTCGTTGA
- a CDS encoding IS1595 family transposase produces the protein MIPLDVFGSESVAADLLEQVRWRNGVTCPRCRSDLTVKNGSYGHFQRYLCKNCDRTFNDKTGTIFAHSKVALRKWLFSIYAFLRFNTSLRQLQIEIDVQYKTIYQRVERFTKALDAPSLDLVGPVEIDEVYVSAGLKGRERDQESRSRGLSTRGRGTYEQDKPPVFTIVDRGTGDRYVIPAKSADESTIRLLLENRQKEPLTVYTDGFRAYDPLAEDDAFDREYVVHGDGEYANENVHVNTCESHGSLLRPWLSPHRGISKDKLTQYLRAFQLRRKLLRKPGREALKHAIKATL, from the coding sequence ATGATCCCGCTAGATGTGTTTGGGTCGGAATCGGTCGCAGCGGACCTGTTAGAGCAGGTTCGCTGGCGTAACGGTGTTACTTGCCCTCGCTGCCGTTCTGACCTGACGGTCAAGAACGGCAGCTATGGGCACTTTCAGCGCTATCTCTGTAAGAATTGCGACCGCACGTTCAACGACAAGACCGGCACAATCTTCGCCCATTCGAAAGTCGCACTCAGAAAGTGGCTGTTCTCGATTTACGCGTTTCTCCGGTTTAACACGAGTCTTCGTCAACTTCAGATAGAGATCGATGTCCAGTACAAAACGATCTATCAGCGCGTCGAGCGCTTCACGAAGGCGCTTGATGCACCTTCGCTTGACCTTGTCGGACCGGTCGAAATCGATGAAGTCTACGTTTCTGCAGGGCTGAAAGGCCGCGAGCGCGACCAAGAGTCGCGCTCGCGTGGCCTGTCCACGCGTGGGCGAGGAACGTACGAGCAGGACAAACCGCCGGTGTTTACGATCGTCGATCGTGGCACCGGCGACCGATACGTGATCCCAGCGAAATCAGCCGACGAATCGACGATTCGGCTCCTTCTCGAAAACCGTCAGAAGGAGCCACTGACCGTCTATACTGACGGATTTCGTGCCTACGATCCACTGGCCGAGGACGACGCATTCGACCGCGAATACGTCGTCCACGGCGACGGCGAATACGCCAACGAAAACGTACACGTCAACACCTGCGAGAGCCACGGATCGCTGCTGCGACCGTGGCTCTCGCCTCATCGAGGCATCTCAAAAGACAAGCTCACACAGTATCTCCGAGCGTTCCAACTTCGACGAAAGCTACTGCGGAAACCAGGGAGAGAAGCGCTCAAACACGCTATCAAAGCGACGCTATGA
- the purQ gene encoding phosphoribosylformylglycinamidine synthase I, whose translation MTVSIIRFGGSNCDRDAERALEHLGIDAEIVWHEDGLPADTTGIVLPGGFSYGDYLRAGAMAARSPIMEEVREAAREGVPVLGVCNGAQIGCESGLTEGAFTTNESARFQCEHVYLRVERADTPWTEAYEEGEVIEVPIAHGEGRYEVDDDRLAELEDDDRVLFRYCDENGETGPDVNPNGSKHNVAGVLGDREAVAVLMPHPERATLPDVGPTDGQGVLEGLEKNA comes from the coding sequence ATGACGGTCTCGATCATCAGATTCGGCGGCTCGAACTGCGACCGCGACGCCGAACGTGCCCTCGAGCATCTCGGCATCGACGCCGAGATCGTCTGGCACGAGGACGGCCTGCCGGCAGACACCACGGGTATCGTCCTGCCCGGCGGATTCTCCTACGGTGACTACCTCCGTGCGGGAGCGATGGCGGCCCGCTCGCCGATCATGGAGGAGGTCCGCGAGGCCGCACGCGAGGGCGTCCCCGTACTGGGCGTCTGCAACGGCGCACAGATCGGCTGCGAGTCCGGGCTGACCGAGGGCGCGTTCACGACCAACGAGAGCGCCCGCTTCCAGTGTGAACACGTCTATCTGCGGGTCGAACGCGCGGATACGCCCTGGACAGAGGCCTACGAGGAAGGCGAGGTCATCGAGGTGCCGATCGCCCACGGCGAGGGGCGCTACGAGGTCGACGACGACCGACTCGCGGAACTCGAGGACGACGACCGCGTGCTCTTCCGGTATTGCGACGAGAACGGCGAGACGGGCCCCGATGTCAACCCCAACGGCTCGAAGCACAACGTCGCCGGCGTGCTCGGCGACCGAGAGGCGGTCGCCGTGTTGATGCCCCACCCCGAGCGCGCGACGCTACCCGATGTCGGCCCGACGGACGGACAGGGAGTCCTCGAAGGGCTCGAAAAGAACGCGTAG
- the purS gene encoding phosphoribosylformylglycinamidine synthase subunit PurS, with product MTGYTATVTVRLKHGVLDPEAETTQQALERLGFELEDLRSADRFEIDLEAESAEDARERADEMAERLLANPTIHDYDVEVDER from the coding sequence ATGACCGGCTACACCGCGACGGTGACGGTTCGACTCAAACACGGCGTCTTAGATCCCGAGGCCGAGACGACACAGCAGGCTCTGGAGCGACTGGGCTTCGAACTCGAGGATTTGCGTTCGGCAGACCGGTTCGAGATCGACCTCGAGGCGGAGTCGGCCGAGGACGCGCGCGAGCGAGCGGACGAGATGGCCGAACGGCTGCTGGCGAACCCGACCATCCACGACTACGACGTGGAGGTCGACGAACGGTAG
- a CDS encoding rhodanese-like domain-containing protein yields MSKIRPPDLEERLEDGNSPYVLDIRPRESYQRDRIDGSWNVPVYHDLRSGDETELRESIADVPDGKTVVTVCKAGIVARKATAVLEDEGHDAVTLAGGLRRWNGYRNGSIGYRLRSSLLALLP; encoded by the coding sequence GTGAGCAAGATACGCCCACCGGATCTCGAGGAGCGACTCGAAGACGGCAATTCGCCGTACGTCCTCGACATCCGCCCACGTGAGTCGTACCAGCGCGACCGAATCGACGGGAGTTGGAACGTCCCCGTCTACCACGACCTCAGGAGCGGCGACGAAACCGAACTCCGTGAATCGATCGCGGACGTTCCCGACGGAAAGACCGTCGTCACGGTCTGCAAGGCGGGAATAGTCGCTCGCAAGGCGACCGCCGTCCTCGAGGACGAGGGACACGACGCGGTCACCCTCGCAGGTGGGCTGCGCCGGTGGAACGGATATCGGAACGGGTCGATCGGATACCGGCTGCGATCGTCGCTGCTTGCCTTACTGCCGTGA
- a CDS encoding FAD/NAD(P)-binding protein: MYECVIVGGGIHGTYLIQRLLEDADLEREDVTIVDPHDRLLASFRRKAAACEMDELRSTFVHHVGTEPFGLEDFAEARTCEDDLLPTPGYPRRPSLSLFLDYADYVIERKDLESLHRRATVESVRRVEGGRDGLVLATDDGTIRTRTCVLAIGHGGRYHCPAWAADVDGIAHVWDDGFDPNASTAETVVVGGGTTAAQLANCLADCDPVTLLTRHELEDAVTEADPLWINWNHIESHLHRYPPGSRARYEVVQEARNDATIPPTLLDRLESTAADGELSIRRGDVRSARALDGDVRLLLENGGCLSADRVVLATGFEPVFEHPFVDRLADELSLERGYRGLPILDDRTLAWRRCDGGRSSIYVSGALAAGVVGPLAGNVAGARRAADRLAESIPGAVRSAVSAD, translated from the coding sequence ATGTACGAGTGTGTCATCGTCGGCGGCGGCATTCACGGCACGTACCTGATCCAGCGGCTGCTCGAGGACGCCGACCTCGAGCGCGAGGACGTCACGATCGTCGACCCACACGATCGACTCCTGGCCTCGTTTCGCCGAAAAGCCGCCGCCTGCGAGATGGACGAACTGCGGTCGACGTTCGTCCACCACGTCGGGACGGAGCCGTTCGGCCTCGAGGACTTCGCCGAGGCTCGTACCTGCGAGGACGACCTCCTGCCGACGCCGGGCTACCCCCGTCGCCCGTCGCTGTCGCTATTTCTCGACTACGCCGACTACGTGATCGAGCGCAAGGACCTCGAGTCGCTCCACCGGCGGGCGACTGTCGAGTCGGTTCGCCGGGTTGAGGGGGGTCGGGACGGTCTCGTCCTCGCAACCGACGACGGAACGATTCGCACGCGAACGTGCGTCCTCGCGATCGGACACGGGGGTCGGTACCACTGCCCGGCGTGGGCCGCCGACGTCGACGGGATCGCACACGTCTGGGACGACGGGTTCGATCCGAACGCGTCGACAGCGGAGACGGTCGTCGTCGGCGGCGGGACCACCGCCGCACAACTCGCGAACTGCCTGGCCGACTGCGACCCGGTCACACTACTGACTCGTCACGAACTCGAGGACGCGGTCACCGAGGCCGACCCTCTCTGGATCAACTGGAATCACATCGAGTCACACCTCCACCGGTATCCGCCGGGTTCGCGGGCACGGTACGAAGTAGTCCAGGAAGCGCGAAACGACGCGACGATTCCACCGACGCTGCTCGACCGACTCGAGTCGACGGCTGCCGACGGCGAGCTGTCGATCCGGCGCGGCGACGTTCGTTCCGCTCGCGCACTCGACGGCGACGTTCGACTGCTTTTGGAGAACGGTGGCTGTCTCTCCGCGGATCGGGTCGTCCTCGCGACCGGGTTCGAACCCGTCTTCGAACATCCGTTTGTCGACCGTCTTGCAGACGAACTCTCCCTCGAGCGGGGGTATCGCGGACTGCCGATCCTGGACGACCGGACGCTCGCGTGGCGTCGCTGCGACGGCGGACGAAGTTCGATCTACGTTTCGGGGGCGCTGGCAGCCGGAGTCGTGGGCCCGCTCGCGGGGAACGTCGCCGGCGCGCGGCGTGCAGCCGACCGACTCGCCGAATCGATTCCTGGGGCCGTCCGGTCCGCCGTCTCCGCTGACTAG
- a CDS encoding SHOCT domain-containing protein — protein MTTARSIDRISAPTAVVIVAVLATFVALAAIETSVAIIVAIFALIFGSETLETLMPEEKEVENADIDESTPIENQTDALERLRTRYAEGELSDAEFERRLEVLVETETVPDVERYLDDSDDGRERDPALDADLE, from the coding sequence ATGACCACAGCACGGTCGATCGACCGCATTTCGGCACCCACAGCCGTCGTCATCGTCGCAGTTCTCGCGACGTTCGTCGCGCTCGCGGCTATCGAAACGTCGGTCGCGATCATCGTGGCGATCTTCGCGCTCATTTTCGGGTCTGAAACCCTCGAAACGCTCATGCCAGAAGAAAAAGAGGTCGAGAACGCCGATATCGACGAATCAACTCCGATCGAGAACCAGACCGACGCCCTCGAGCGGTTGCGCACCCGGTACGCCGAGGGCGAACTCTCCGACGCGGAGTTCGAACGGCGACTCGAGGTGCTGGTCGAGACGGAGACGGTTCCCGACGTCGAACGGTATCTGGACGACTCCGACGACGGTCGAGAGCGAGATCCGGCGCTGGACGCCGACCTCGAGTAA
- a CDS encoding DUF5518 domain-containing protein → MRQTVKPSFEYGRGPVLWGAVTVIVLGLVVNFVLQRPGWLMPTALAGGGVAAARSGFYDPSANNGALAAIVGTVALMPVLAITRTTGMFGIEQTGDTIFFSIIFVLAWITILFVVIAPFGYIGGWLVDTVRRRVGGPLGY, encoded by the coding sequence ATGCGACAGACTGTCAAACCGAGCTTCGAGTACGGCCGCGGCCCCGTCCTGTGGGGGGCCGTGACCGTGATCGTGCTCGGTCTCGTCGTGAACTTCGTCCTGCAGCGTCCCGGGTGGTTGATGCCGACCGCACTGGCCGGTGGCGGCGTCGCCGCCGCCCGAAGCGGCTTCTACGATCCCTCCGCAAACAACGGTGCCCTCGCAGCGATCGTCGGAACGGTCGCATTGATGCCGGTCCTGGCGATAACGCGAACAACTGGGATGTTCGGTATCGAACAAACCGGCGACACGATCTTCTTCTCGATCATATTCGTCCTGGCGTGGATCACGATCTTGTTCGTCGTCATCGCACCGTTTGGCTACATCGGTGGCTGGCTCGTCGATACCGTTCGACGACGCGTCGGTGGCCCGCTCGGTTACTGA